The Agreia sp. COWG nucleotide sequence GGCGGCGCGAGCCTCGAGGTCTGCTACGAGGTCTGCAGCCCGGTGGGCGTCGAACCTGCCGTGATCTACACCCGCGCAGCGACGACGATCGTGCTGGTGGATGCGACGACCCAGCGACCGCGCCGGATCAACGACATCGAGAGGGCGGCCTGGGAACCCTACCTGGATGCCCCGGTGGAGTTCGCCAAGCGCACCCCTCGAGCAGGTTAGTCCGCTGGTCCCTGCACGAGGGTCACGGTCGCCGTCTGCTCTGTCCCAGACTGGGCGGTCCCTGCCGTGCTCGTCCAGGTGACCGACACGCTGTCGCCCGGCTGGTAGTCGGCGATGGCGACGCTGAGCGAGCTCGCCGAGGTGACTGCGACGCCGTCGACGGCGGTGATCGTGTCGCCCGCCGTCAGACCGGCTGCTGCGGCCGGCCCGGACGCGAGCACCCCGGAGACCGTCGCGCCCGCGGAGGTTCCCGTTGCGGTGGACCCCGTTCTCGTCCGAGATCCCGTTGTCGCCGCGGCGTCATCCGCCAGCGCGACCCCGAGAAAGGCCGGGTAGCCGAGGGTGATCGTGCCGGAATCGGCACCGGATGCGATCTGCTTGGCCACGGCCAGCGCATCCTCGATGGGAATGGCGAAGCCCGTGATGTCGCTGCTACCCGACGACGCCGCGGTGTCGATCCCGATGACGTCGCCGTCGCTGTTGTACAGGGGCCCGCCGGAGTCACCGGACTGGATGTCGGCATCCACCTCGATGAGACCCGTCAGCTTTTCGGCGTTGGCCCCGGACTCGTCGGTCGCCGTGATGCTCTGGTCGAGGTTGTCGACGATTCCGGTCGCCGCCGAGAGCTCGCCCGCACCGAGGGCGTTGCCGACCCCTGTGACGGTATCGCCCACGGCGACGGTGGCGGACTTGTCGATATTCGCTGTCGCGAGGCCCGAGGCGCCCTGTAGCTGCAGAACAGCGATGTCGTGAGTCGCATCGGTACCCACGACCGTCGCGGCGTAGCTGGCCCCCGACGACGCGATCGTTACGGTGATGCTCGTCGATCCGTCGATCACATGGTTGTTGGTGAGCACAGTACCGTTCGAGGTGAGAACGAGACCCGTTCCCGCGGCCTCGGCGTTCTGGTACCCCAGAACGGTGTCGATGATCACCACGCCGACCTCCTGCGCGTCGGTCGCGCCGATGCTCGTGGTCGACGATCCTGATCCCGACGACGACCCTGATCCCGACGATGAGCCGAGTCCCGACGATTCAGATCCGAGGCTCCCGTCGCGACCCGGTCGTGGCGCGGCGAGCACGCTCTCGGTCGACGACGATGGGGAAGAGGGTGCAGCCTGCTCCTGCCCACGGACGCCGGATGTGGTTCCGATTCCGAAACCGAGGCCGGCACCGGCGATCACGAGGCCTGCCGCGATGCCGGTGATGACGATCCGCTGCGGGCTCCGTCGTCCGCGGGCGTTCTGGTGACGCGATGCCTCCGGCGCGAGCGGCTCCGGCTCGTCGGCCGGCTTCTCTCCGATGTTCTCCACGATGATTCTCTTCCTTGCGGGCTGTGTCGCCCTGCTCAGAATTGATTCCACTGCCTGCTGCTCTGGGTGCGCCCTGAGCCGGCTATGAACCGGCAAAGCACTCGCTGGGGGAGGGCTGTCAGCGTGCGGGGACCCGCACCATGCCCTCCTGGGCGATGCTCGCGAGCAGCACACCGGTGCGAGAGTAGATGCGTCCGAGTGAGAGGCCGCGTCCGCCGTGCGCGCTTGGCGACTCCTGCACGTAGAGCATCCACTCGTCGACGCGGCCGAACCGGTGCCACCACATGGCATGGTCGAGGCTGGCTGCCTTCAGCCCGGGAGTGCTCCAGGAGGTGCCGTGGCGACGGATGATCGGCTCCAAGATCGTGTAGTCGCTCGCGTATGCGAGAGCGGCACGATGCAGGTTGGGATCGTCGGGCAGACTGCCCAGGGTCTTCATCCACACGGCTTGGTGGCCCACGGGCGTACCTTCCACCGAGAGATAGAGGGGTGAATCGACATGGCGCATGTCGAATGGCCGCGCGGTCGACCAGAATCGGGCAACAGGATGCTCGACACCCGCCAGCCGCTCGGCGGTGCTGGGAAGATCTTCGGGCGCAGGCAGATCGGCCGGCATGTCGATTTGATGCTCCAGTCCGTCATCCTCCGTCTGGAACGAGCCGATGAGCGACAGGATCGGGATGCCGTCCTGATAGGCCTGCGTACGCCGCGTGGCGAACGAGCGCCCGTCGTGGATACGGTCGACGGCGAAGGTGATCGGCTTGTTCACGTCGCCGGGCCTCAGAAAGTAGCCGTGCATCGAGTGCACCACCCTGTCTTCAGGCACCGTGCGCATCGCCGCGGTGATCGACTGCGCGAGCACCTGTCCGCCGAAAACGCGACCCTGCGGCATCCACTGCGAGGGACCGGTGAAGATGTCCTCGTTCGTGCGGGCGCCCGTATCGGTGAGGTCGAGCGCGGCGAGCAGCCCCTCGAGCGGTGTCGTGTCACGTGGCTCGGTCATTGAGGCCTCCAATATCAGCGTTCCCAGTGAAGTAGTTTAGACAGCGAGATGGTTCAGTCATTCGCCCTAGTCGATTCGCCCTCGCTGGGCGACCTCAAAGTGTTCCTCGGCCGTTCCGCCAGGCTGGGCCAGGGCGGTGTGCGCCTCATCGGGGGTTCCGGCGTTCTCGCGGTGTATGCGCCGGTACTGCATCCCCGTGGCCTGCTCGACGACGCGCCGACCGTGCTCGGCCTCCGCACGTTCGCGCTTGCCGAGATGACGGAGTTCGACGCCGTGGTCTCCGCGCGCCAGCTGCTCGACAGGCTCGCGTTGCTGTCCGTCACGGTCAACGCCGACGACGGTCCCATCGGCGTGCTCATCCCTCCGCCAGAAACCTCGCCGGCCTGGGTCGGCATCTCACCGCCACGCGGGGGCTGGTTGGCCATGGGCGAGGTGCCCTCCTCGGTTCTCGAGTCTGCGGCCAGGGCGGGCGTCGCCGAGGTCGCCGAGGCGCTTCCTGCCGACCCGGGCGAGCAGCTCGTGCACAAGGTTCGCAGCCAGGTGTGGGGCAGGGCGATATCGGATGTCGTGCCGCGGCTTCCTGCGGGCGTCGGACTGGCCGCCGACAGCCTGGGCTTTCTGCGCACCGACGAACCTGCCCGCATCTTCTCGTCGGGTGCGTGGACAAGAGTGTCGACGAAGCGCGGCCACGTGCTCTCCCGCTGAGGCACTCGTCTCCTGCGGTCGCCTCACGGCTACGGGCTCGGCGGCACGGCTCGCCCTCCGCGACTAGTCGTCGAAGGTATTCACCATCGCGTGTGCGGCGCGCTCCAGATATCCCCAGAGGGTGGCGTCCTGCAGCGGGGGCAGTTCGAGCGAGTCGACGGCGGCGCGCATGTGCAGGAGCCACCTGTCCCTGGCGTCGGGGTTCACCTTGAAGGGCATGTGCCGCATCCGGAGCCTCGGATGACCGCGTTCCTCGCTGTACGTTCCCGGCCCGCCCCAGTACTGCTCGAGGAAGCCGGTGAGGCGCTGGATGGCCCCCTCGTGGTCTTCTTCGGGGTACATGTCGGTGAGTACCTGGTCGGTGGCCACACCGGCGTAGAAGGCTCGCACCAGCCGCTCGAACGTCGGTCGGCCGCCCACCTGCTCGTAGAACGAACCGAGGGCGGAATCGCCGTGCTCCGAGACGCGCAGGGTGACGGGAGAGGCGATCGGCTCACCGGGATTCGACATCAGTCCTCCGTCTTCTTGGTGCCGCGGGTGCCCCGAGTGGCGGGTGCGCCGGGCTCGCCGACACGCGTGGTGTGCTCGTCGACGGTGGTGTTCAGCGGCACGGGCTTCGTCTTCGGGGTGCGGGCGCCGGTCACGCTCGCGGCACCCTCGAAGCCGGTCAGCACGATGCTGTTGAGGGCGGGAAGGCGCACCTCCATCTCGTCGAGCGCGCTCTTCAGCCGCATCCGCAGTTCGCGGGCGACCGTGTCCTTCGCCGACGTGCGGGTCTTCACGACCAGCCGGATGACGAGGGCCTCTGCCGAGATCGACTCTAGGCCCCAGATCTCGGGCTTCTCCATGATGAGGCTGCGGTACTTGGGATTGGCGGCGAGTTCGACGGCGGTGCCGAGCATCTTCTCCTGCACGGCGTCGACGTCGGTGTCATACGGAACGGCGAGGTCGATGATGACCCTCGCCCAGCCCTGGGACATGTTGCCGACCCGCAGGATCTCGCCGTTTCGCACGAACCACAGGGTTCCGTTGACGTCGCGCACCTGGGTGATGCGGATGCCCACGGCCTCGACGACGCCCGTCGCCGGTCCGAGGTCGACGACGTCACCGACGCCGAGCTGGTCCTCCATCACCATGAAGAGCCCGTTCAGCACGTCCTTCACGATGTTCTGCGCTCCGAAACCGAGGCCGGCGCCGAGGGCTGCCGTGAGGATCGCGAGAGAGCCGATGATCGACGCGTCGATGGTCGTGACGATGAGAATCAGCGTGACCACCACGATCGTCACGTTGACCATGTTGGTGAGCACCGTGCCCAGCGTGCGGGTGCGTTGAACGACGCGCACAGCGGCCAGGGGAGAGGCGATGAGCGCCTGCGTGTCCTGCACGTTCTGCTTCTTCTTCACACCGGAGACGACTTGCGTCACCACGCGCTTGATCACGAAGAGCAGCACGAGCCTGATGACGAATGCCAGCGCCACGATGATGATGACGTTGATCGGTTTGCTCCAGTCCTCCACGAAGGAGTTGAAGCCTGCCCAGAATGCATCCCAGTCCATTCGACCCACCCTACCGATCGAGTTTCACCGATGTCTGTGCGCCCTGACCCGCACGGATGAGGAAAAAACACGACACGCCGCCCTCGTGGTTCGAAGGGGCGGCGTGTCGCAGTTATTTCCTCATCCGCGAAAGGGTGAGGGCGGGGTTGCTACTCCGCGTCGCGGGCCTGGGCCGCGATGGCGCGGTCGACGCCGGCGAGGTTCTCGACCACGAGGCGCCGGAGCGCCGGCGGCTGCTCGGTGTTCGCGTCGAGCCACGCCTGGGTCGCGTCGCGCAGCGCGCTGTTGGCCAGAGCGGCGGGGTAGAGACCGGTGATCAATGACGACGAGATGCCGTAGCTGCGCGTCTCCCAGATCGACACGAGGGCGTCGAAGTAGCGGGCGACGAACGGCTCCAGCAGGCTCGTGTCGTGTGCGCGCTGGAAACCCTGCGCCGTGGCTCGAACGATCGCGTTGGGGGCCGTGTCGGTCTCGACGAGCGAGGCCCAGGCGGCGTCCTTGCCCTCCGCCGTCGGCATGGCGGCCGAGGCGGCCGCGGCCGACTGGGCGCCGGATGCCGTGTTGTCGTTCTCGAGGGCCGCCGCGATCTCGGTCTGGCCGGCCTTTCCTCCGGCGACGAGGGCGATCAGCAGCTCCCAGCGCAGATCGGTGTCGACCTCCAGCCCGTCGAGGCGGGTGTCGCCGTCGAGCAAGGACTGCACGGTCGCCAGCTGTGCGTCGGTCGAGGCGAGCGAGGCGAAGAAGCGCACGAACTGGAACTGCGCGTCGGAGCCGGCCTCGGCCCGCTGCGCGAGCGAGTAGAGCTCGTCTGCCGACACCTCGACGACCTCGGCGCGGGCATCCGGTGCCACGTAGCTCGTGGCCGTGAGAACCAGCTGGTTCAGGGCCGTGCGCAGCGTGGTGCTCTCGGTCTCGGTGGCGACGTTTCCGAGCACGAGGCGCACGAAATCGCGGCCGCGGGTCTCGGCGTCGCGCGTCGAATCCCAGGCGGAACCCCACAGGATCGCCCTGGCGAGCGGGCTCGTCACGGCGGCGAGCGAGGTCATGGCGACCGCCAGCGAGGCGTCGTCGAGGCGCACCTTCGCATAGGCCAGGTCGTCGTCGTTCAAGAGCACGAGGTCGGGGCGCGCGATGCCCGCGAGCTGGGGAACCTCGGTGCGCTCGCCGTCGACATCGAGCTCGACCCGGTGCGTGCGCACCAGGGCGTCACCGGCGAACGAGTAGAAGCCGATCGCGAGGCGGTGCGGGCGAATCGTGGGGTGGGCCTCGATGGCCTCCTGCAGCACGGCGAACGACGTGATGACGCCCTCGTCGTCGGTCTCGACGACCGGGCGAAGCGTGTTGACGCCGGCGGTCTCGAGCCAGAGCTTCGACCACTCGCCGAGGTCGCGGCCGCTGGTGGACTCGAGCTCCGTGAGCAGGTCGACGAGCTCGGTGTTGCCGAAGGCGTGCTTGGCGAAGTACTGCGCGACGCCGGCCATGAACTCGGTCTGGCCGACCCACGCGACGAGCTGCTTCAGCACCGACGCACCCTTGGCGTAGGTGATGCCATCGAAGTTCACCTGCACGTCTTCGAGGTCGTTGATGGTCGCGACGATGGGGTGCGTCGACGGCAGCTGATCCTGACGGTAGGCCCAACTCTTCTCCGTCGAGGCGAAGGTGGCCCAGGCCTCTGTCCACTCGGTCGCGTCGGCGGTGGCGAGGGTGGACATGTACTCGGCGAACGACTCGTTCAGCCAGAGGTCGTTCCACCAGCGCATGGTCACGAGGTCGCCGAACCACATGTGGGCGAGCTCGTGCAGCACGGTGACCACGCGGCGCTCCCGCACGGCGTCGGTGACCTTGGAGCGGAAGACGTAGGTCTCGGTGAACGTGACGGCGCCCGCGTTCTCCATGGCCCCGGCATTGAACTCGGGCACGAAGAGCTGATCGTACTTGTCGAAGGGGTAGGGATAGGAGAACTGCGTCTCGTAGAACTCGAAGCCCTGGCGGGTCTTCTCGAAGATGTAGTCCGCGTCCATGTACTGCGACAGCGAGGCGCGCGAGAACACACCGAGTGGGATGGTGCGGCCGTCGCTCGACGTCAGCTCGCTGCGCTCCACCACGTAGGGACCGGCGATGAGCGCGGTGATGTACGACGAGATGCGCGGGGTGGGCTCGAAGCTCCACGTCGCCTTGTCGGTGCCCTCGACGGCGACCGGTTCGGGCGTCGGCTGGTTCGACACGACCTGCCAGTAGGCGGGGGCCGTCACGGCGAACGAGAACGTCGCCTTCAGGTCGGGCTGCTCGAACACGGCGAACATGCGGCGCGAGTCGGGCACCTCGAACTGGCTGTAGAGGTAGACCTCGCCGTCGACGGGGTCGACGAAGCGGTGCAGGCCCTCACCCGTGTTGGTGTACTCGGCGTCGGCGTCGACGACGAGCACGTTCTCTTCTTTCAGGCCGTCGAGCCGGATGCGCACACCGTCGCTGACGGCGGCCGCGTCGAGCGTCTCGCCGTTGAGCGTCACCGAGTGCACGGACCGGGTGATGGCGTCGATGAACGTCGATGCTCCCGCGCTGGCGGTGAAGTTCACGGTCGTCGTCGACCGGAACGTCTCGGCGCCCTGCGTGAGGTCGAGTACGACGTCGTAGTGCGAGACGGCGACGATCGCAGCGCGCTCCTGGGCTTCGACGCGGGTGAGGTTTTCTCCGGGCACGGGTGACTTCCTTATGTCTTCGTAGCAGGTGGCACAATCGGGCTCGTGGCCTGACGCCATATGACCGAACCAGCCTAGTCCTGCCGCTTTGCGCTGCGTCACAGGGCGGTCTTGGGGTGCGTCCTCCTCGGTAAAGTGGTGCCATGCGCATCCACATCGCCACGGATCATGCCGGCCTCGATTTCTCCCGCACCATCCAGGAGCACCTCTCATCCCGTGGCCACGATGTCACCGACCACGGTCCGACGAGCTACGACCCGATCGACGACTACCCGTCGTTCTGCATCAACGCGGCGCAGGCCGTCGTGCTCGACCAGAGCGCGGGGCTCCAGGCTCTCGGCGTCGTCTTCGGCGGCTCGGGCAATGGCGAGCAGATTGCGGCGAACAAGGTGAGGGGCGTGCGCGCGGCGCTGGTCTGGAACCACTCGACCGCCGTTCTCGCGCGTCAGCACAATGACGCGAATGTCATCTCGATCGGCGCCAGGCAGCACACCGTCGACGAGGCGATGAGTTTGATCGACGCGTTCGTCGACGAGCCGTTCTCCCTCGAAGAGAGGCACGTTCGCCGCATCGCGCAGCTCACCGAGTACGAGGCGACGGGCGCCATCTCCGGCCACGTCGTCGACCCCGCCTAGGCTCTACCGGTCATGCCAGAGGGTCATTCCGTTCATCGCATCACGCGGCAGTTCGCCAGGCACTTCGTCGGGCACAGGGTGACGTCGTGGTCCCCGCAGGGTCGCTTCGCCGAAGGGGCCGCCGTCATCGACGGCCGCGAGATGGTCGACGCGAAGGCGGTCGGCAAGCAGATGTTCCTCGAGTTCGAGGGCGGAGTGTTGCTGAGGGTGCATCTCGGCATCTACGGTGCCTGGGATTTCGCAGGCGACGTCACGCGCGACGCGACCGTCGCCAGCGCTCAGGGGCGCATGGGCCAGACCAACCAGCGCGGCACGGTCGTCGATGCCGACGGCGAAGACTCCCTGGCGAGCATCGGTGCTCCGCGCAGGGCGAGGCTGCGCATGAGCGAGCAAGAGAACGCAGGAGACGACATCACCGAGTGGCCGCCCGAGCCGGTCGGCGCCGTGCGCGTGCGGCTGCTCACCGACGAGGCCGTGGCTGATCTTCGCGGCCCGACCGCCTGCGAGATTCTGGATGCGGCCCAGGTGGCCGCAGTGATCGCCAAGGCCGGCCCAGACCCCCTGCTCGAGACCACGCCGCGCGCGAAGAAGGCTGCCGAGGAGCGCTTCGTCGCAGCGGTGCGTAAGAAGCCCACACCGATCGGCCAGCTGCTGATGGACCAGTCGGTCGTGAGCGGGATCGGCAACGTCTATCGTGCGGAGCTGTTGTTCCGGGCCAGACTCAACCCGCACACCCCGGGCAAGCTCGTGCCGGAGGAGACCATTCGTGCCCTGTGGAAGGACTGGACCAAGCTGCTCGGCATCGGCGTCGAGACCGGCCAGATGATGACGATGGACAGGTTGAGCCGGGCCGACTACCAGAAGGCGCTCGCTAAGCGTGACGACAGGCACTGGGTCTATAAGCGCGAGGGCCTGCCGTGCCGAGTCTGCGGAACGAACATCGTCGTCGAGATGATGGCGAGCCGAAAGCTCTACTGGTGCCCGAAGGACCAGGCCTGATCGTGCGCAAGAATACGTCGTTCGAGCTCACCGACCTCGATGAGCTGAAGAGGCTCATCCAACGCAATCCATGGATCACCCTCGTGAGCCATACCTCCACCGGACTCGTCGCATCACACTACGCGGTGCTGCTCGACACCTCGAGCGACGAGCTGGCCATCGTCGGTCACGTCGGTCGGCCCGACGAGCGGCTGCACGAGCTGGGCCAGCACGAGGTGATGGTGATCGTGCAGGGGCCGCACGGCTACATCTCGTCGTCGTGGTACGACGCGAATCCGGCCGTACCCACCTGGAACTTCACGGTTGCACACCTCGTCGGTGTTCCTCAGATCCTTAACGCCGACGAGAATCTCGCGGTGCTCGACGGGCTCGTCGAACACTTCGAGCGGCACGTCGAAGAGCCTCGACTCATGCGCGGCAGCCTCACCGACTCGGAGTACGCGGACCGCATCAGCGCCGGCACGGTGGGCTTTCGCCTCGTGCCCAGCCGCATCGAGGCCAAGACCAAGCTCAGCCAGAACAAGCCGGTCGAGACGGTCGAGCGCATCCTCACCGAGCTCGAGGGCGACGGACCCTACGCCAGCTCGGCGCTGGCGGCCGAGATGCGCCGAGTACGCAACGATTCGTGAGGACCCTGCCCATGACCGATTCCCTCCTTCTCGCGGGGGCCCGCCTCCCCGGCGGTGCTCTCGATGATCCCCTCGTCGATCTGCTCATCGAGGGGGGAGTCGTCGCGAAGATCGCCCCGTCGGGCGACCTCGTTGCCGCTGCCGACGTGCGCGTCGTCGACCTCGACGGGCGTTACGCCATCCCGGGCCTCTGGGACAAGCATGTTCACGCCACCCAGTGGGCCCTCGTCTCCCGGCGCCTCGACCTCAGCGAGACCGCCTCGGCCGCCGATGTCGCCCTGCTCGTCGGGGACAGGTTGCGCGGAGCTCTCGCCCCGGCCGCCGGCGAGACCCTGGTGGGTCACGGTTTCCGCGACGGACTCTGGCCGGACGCGCCGGATCGCCGCCTGCTCGACGCCGTCGCCGGCACCCGCCCCGTGGTTCTCGTCAGCGCAGACCTGCACTGCTGCTGGCTCAACTCCGC carries:
- a CDS encoding Fpg/Nei family DNA glycosylase; this translates as MPEGHSVHRITRQFARHFVGHRVTSWSPQGRFAEGAAVIDGREMVDAKAVGKQMFLEFEGGVLLRVHLGIYGAWDFAGDVTRDATVASAQGRMGQTNQRGTVVDADGEDSLASIGAPRRARLRMSEQENAGDDITEWPPEPVGAVRVRLLTDEAVADLRGPTACEILDAAQVAAVIAKAGPDPLLETTPRAKKAAEERFVAAVRKKPTPIGQLLMDQSVVSGIGNVYRAELLFRARLNPHTPGKLVPEETIRALWKDWTKLLGIGVETGQMMTMDRLSRADYQKALAKRDDRHWVYKREGLPCRVCGTNIVVEMMASRKLYWCPKDQA
- the pepN gene encoding aminopeptidase N, producing MPGENLTRVEAQERAAIVAVSHYDVVLDLTQGAETFRSTTTVNFTASAGASTFIDAITRSVHSVTLNGETLDAAAVSDGVRIRLDGLKEENVLVVDADAEYTNTGEGLHRFVDPVDGEVYLYSQFEVPDSRRMFAVFEQPDLKATFSFAVTAPAYWQVVSNQPTPEPVAVEGTDKATWSFEPTPRISSYITALIAGPYVVERSELTSSDGRTIPLGVFSRASLSQYMDADYIFEKTRQGFEFYETQFSYPYPFDKYDQLFVPEFNAGAMENAGAVTFTETYVFRSKVTDAVRERRVVTVLHELAHMWFGDLVTMRWWNDLWLNESFAEYMSTLATADATEWTEAWATFASTEKSWAYRQDQLPSTHPIVATINDLEDVQVNFDGITYAKGASVLKQLVAWVGQTEFMAGVAQYFAKHAFGNTELVDLLTELESTSGRDLGEWSKLWLETAGVNTLRPVVETDDEGVITSFAVLQEAIEAHPTIRPHRLAIGFYSFAGDALVRTHRVELDVDGERTEVPQLAGIARPDLVLLNDDDLAYAKVRLDDASLAVAMTSLAAVTSPLARAILWGSAWDSTRDAETRGRDFVRLVLGNVATETESTTLRTALNQLVLTATSYVAPDARAEVVEVSADELYSLAQRAEAGSDAQFQFVRFFASLASTDAQLATVQSLLDGDTRLDGLEVDTDLRWELLIALVAGGKAGQTEIAAALENDNTASGAQSAAAASAAMPTAEGKDAAWASLVETDTAPNAIVRATAQGFQRAHDTSLLEPFVARYFDALVSIWETRSYGISSSLITGLYPAALANSALRDATQAWLDANTEQPPALRRLVVENLAGVDRAIAAQARDAE
- a CDS encoding mechanosensitive ion channel family protein produces the protein MDWDAFWAGFNSFVEDWSKPINVIIIVALAFVIRLVLLFVIKRVVTQVVSGVKKKQNVQDTQALIASPLAAVRVVQRTRTLGTVLTNMVNVTIVVVTLILIVTTIDASIIGSLAILTAALGAGLGFGAQNIVKDVLNGLFMVMEDQLGVGDVVDLGPATGVVEAVGIRITQVRDVNGTLWFVRNGEILRVGNMSQGWARVIIDLAVPYDTDVDAVQEKMLGTAVELAANPKYRSLIMEKPEIWGLESISAEALVIRLVVKTRTSAKDTVARELRMRLKSALDEMEVRLPALNSIVLTGFEGAASVTGARTPKTKPVPLNTTVDEHTTRVGEPGAPATRGTRGTKKTED
- a CDS encoding S1C family serine protease, encoding MENIGEKPADEPEPLAPEASRHQNARGRRSPQRIVITGIAAGLVIAGAGLGFGIGTTSGVRGQEQAAPSSPSSSTESVLAAPRPGRDGSLGSESSGLGSSSGSGSSSGSGSSTTSIGATDAQEVGVVIIDTVLGYQNAEAAGTGLVLTSNGTVLTNNHVIDGSTSITVTIASSGASYAATVVGTDATHDIAVLQLQGASGLATANIDKSATVAVGDTVTGVGNALGAGELSAATGIVDNLDQSITATDESGANAEKLTGLIEVDADIQSGDSGGPLYNSDGDVIGIDTAASSGSSDITGFAIPIEDALAVAKQIASGADSGTITLGYPAFLGVALADDAAATTGSRTRTGSTATGTSAGATVSGVLASGPAAAAGLTAGDTITAVDGVAVTSASSLSVAIADYQPGDSVSVTWTSTAGTAQSGTEQTATVTLVQGPAD
- a CDS encoding FMN-binding negative transcriptional regulator, translating into MRKNTSFELTDLDELKRLIQRNPWITLVSHTSTGLVASHYAVLLDTSSDELAIVGHVGRPDERLHELGQHEVMVIVQGPHGYISSSWYDANPAVPTWNFTVAHLVGVPQILNADENLAVLDGLVEHFERHVEEPRLMRGSLTDSEYADRISAGTVGFRLVPSRIEAKTKLSQNKPVETVERILTELEGDGPYASSALAAEMRRVRNDS
- a CDS encoding ribose-5-phosphate isomerase, with the protein product MRIHIATDHAGLDFSRTIQEHLSSRGHDVTDHGPTSYDPIDDYPSFCINAAQAVVLDQSAGLQALGVVFGGSGNGEQIAANKVRGVRAALVWNHSTAVLARQHNDANVISIGARQHTVDEAMSLIDAFVDEPFSLEERHVRRIAQLTEYEATGAISGHVVDPA
- a CDS encoding globin gives rise to the protein MSNPGEPIASPVTLRVSEHGDSALGSFYEQVGGRPTFERLVRAFYAGVATDQVLTDMYPEEDHEGAIQRLTGFLEQYWGGPGTYSEERGHPRLRMRHMPFKVNPDARDRWLLHMRAAVDSLELPPLQDATLWGYLERAAHAMVNTFDD
- a CDS encoding acyl-CoA thioesterase II, whose translation is MTEPRDTTPLEGLLAALDLTDTGARTNEDIFTGPSQWMPQGRVFGGQVLAQSITAAMRTVPEDRVVHSMHGYFLRPGDVNKPITFAVDRIHDGRSFATRRTQAYQDGIPILSLIGSFQTEDDGLEHQIDMPADLPAPEDLPSTAERLAGVEHPVARFWSTARPFDMRHVDSPLYLSVEGTPVGHQAVWMKTLGSLPDDPNLHRAALAYASDYTILEPIIRRHGTSWSTPGLKAASLDHAMWWHRFGRVDEWMLYVQESPSAHGGRGLSLGRIYSRTGVLLASIAQEGMVRVPAR